In Flavobacterium piscisymbiosum, the sequence CGCTCGTTTTTTAACTCCTCGATATGATTGGTATAATTTCTACCGATACAAATAATCTTCATTTCTTTTATGAGTTACTAAGATGCTAAGTTACTAAGGTTCTAAGAAAAAAAAGCGTAAAAAACTTAGCATCTTAGAACCTTAGTAAATTAGCACCTTATTTAGTATTTAACTTTCTTAACTTAATTGCTGTTAAAACCTTTTTAGTATATAATGGAAAATCAGCATTTTGAATCCAGCTGAAATATCCCGGTTCGGTTTCAAGAATTTTATCAACTTTGGCACCTTTGTGTTTTCCGAATGTAAAAATTTCTTCGTTGTCTTTATCAAAAGCGATCATTCCGGCGAAATCGGCGATTTTTTTACGGGTTGTAAATTCAGACAATGATTTCATATCATTTTCTAAATCCGGATAACGATCTAATTGTGCTTTTAGGATTTCGTAGGTTGCCATAGTATCTGCTTCTGCAGAATGAGCATTTTCAAGACTTTTTCCGCAATAGAATTTCAATGCAGCACTTAAAGTACGTTCTTCCATTTTATGAAAAATAGTCTGCACATCTACTGACACTTTATTTTTCATATCAAAATCGACTCCGGCACGAAGCAATTCTTCAGCCAAAAGCGGAATATCGAAACGGTCTGAATTAAAACCTCCCAAATCGCTATCCTTAATCATATTATGAATTTGCGGTGCCAATTCGTTAAAAGTTGGCTCATTCGCTACCTTTTCATCGGTAATACCATGAACGGCGGTGGTTTGCGGGGGAATTGGAATCGTAGGATTCACTAACCAGGTTTTACTTTCTTTATTTCCGTTTGGAAAAACTTTGAATATCGAAATTTCTACAATTCGATCTTTACCTATATCAATTCCGGTTGTTTCAAGATCAAAAAAGCAAATTGGTTTGTTGAGTTTCAGTTCCATTTTTTAATTTTATAAGATTACAAATGTAATTTTTAAAGCCGAATTTCCTCTTTTATTCTTGATTTTTTTAAACAAAAATCAAGTCAATTTAATGATTTTAACTTTTAAATTCGTTCTTAAAGATTGGCTTTCTTTATTTCTTAACCTTTTCTTACAAAACAAAAAACCCGGAAAATCATTAAAATTTTCCGGGTTTGAATTTATTTTTATCCGATTTTAGAAATCTCTGTCAATATCAAAAGCTTCTAAATATTCTGCTACTCTTTTTACGAAACTTCCACCCAAAGCACCATCTACCACTCTGTGATCGTAAGAGTGCGATAAGAACATTTTTTGACGGATTCCGATAAAATCACCTTCAGGAGTTTCGATAACCGCAGGCACTTTACGAATTGCACCAAGAGCCAGAATACCTACTTGTGGCTGATTGATAATTGGCGTACCAAAAACACTACCAAAAGTTCCCACATTCGTTACCGTATAAGTTCCGCCTTGTGTATCGTCTGGTTTAAGTTTTCCTGCTTTTGCACGGTTTCCTAGATCGTTAACCGCTTTTGCCATTCCAACCAGGTTCAATTGATCTGCATTTTTAATTACAGGAACAATTAAGTTTCCGTTTGGTAAAGCTGCAGCCATTCCTAAGTTTATGTTTTTCTTTTTGATGATATAATCACCATCTACAGAAATATTCATTCCAGGAAAATCTTTCAATGCTTTTGCAACTGCTTCCATCATAATTGGTGTAAAAGTCAGCTTCTCGCCTTCTCTTTTTTCGAAAGCTGTTTTTACTTTCTCTCTCCATTTTACGATATTCGTTACATCAACTTCAATAAACGATTGTACGTGAGCCGAAGTTTGTACAGAAGCTGTCATGTATCCTGAAATTAGTTTACGCATTCTGTCCATTTCGATGATTTCGTCACCTCCGTTTACAGAAACCGGAACTGCTTGTTGGCTTTTTTGAACCGGAGCAACAACAGGCTGTACTGCTTTTGAAGCTTCAACAACCGCTTTTGGCGTTTTAACACCTGATTTGCGGTTTTCAATATGTTTTAAAATATCTTCTTTTGTTACGCGGCCATCTTTTCCTGAACCGGCAATACTTTCTAATTCAGCTACAGAAATACCTTCTTCTTTTGCAATATTTTTTACTAGCGGAGAAAAGAATTTATCCGATCCTGAAAAATCTTGTGGAGCACTAACTGTTTCTTTAACCGTTTCGATTGTTGCTTCAAGTGCAGCAACTTCTGCCGGAGCAGCAGCTTCCTGAGCTTTTGCAGCTGGTGCATCACCTTCAGTTTCAATAATTGCAATGGTTTGTCCTACCTGAACCAAATCGTCTTTGCCAAACAATTGTTCAACTAAAATTCCTGAAACTTCGCTTGGTACTTCACTGTCGACCTTATCAGTCGCAATTTCCAGTACTGCTTCATCAGCTTCAATTTTGTCTCCTACTTCTTTCAACCAGTTGGTAATAGTTGCTTCAGCGACACTCTCTCCCATTTTAGGAAGTTTTAATTCAAATCTTGCCATATTGTTAATCTAAAGGATGATTTTGATTTTCTGATTGCGAAATTACTGAATATTTTAAATATAAATTACACTTAATATAATTTTTTACTCAATTTTTATAATTTGCCCCCTGTCATTCCGGGAATTACTTCCAATAATAAAATTTGTGTTTTTGGGGAAAATCTTAAAAGTAACGTTCTTATCCTTAAGAGTTTTTATGATTTTGATACATTTTTTGAATGAAACATACTGATTATCCAAAATAATCTCAACACTTTTACCCTTAAAAATCAGGGACGAATTTACCATTTTTTCTTTTTTTAAATCGATAAACAGCACTTTATTTTTTAAAATAGAAGGTAATTTTTCAGACAAATTTTTATTTGAAGAGTAAAAAACCACACTTT encodes:
- a CDS encoding 3'-5' exonuclease, whose product is MELKLNKPICFFDLETTGIDIGKDRIVEISIFKVFPNGNKESKTWLVNPTIPIPPQTTAVHGITDEKVANEPTFNELAPQIHNMIKDSDLGGFNSDRFDIPLLAEELLRAGVDFDMKNKVSVDVQTIFHKMEERTLSAALKFYCGKSLENAHSAEADTMATYEILKAQLDRYPDLENDMKSLSEFTTRKKIADFAGMIAFDKDNEEIFTFGKHKGAKVDKILETEPGYFSWIQNADFPLYTKKVLTAIKLRKLNTK
- a CDS encoding dihydrolipoamide acetyltransferase family protein translates to MARFELKLPKMGESVAEATITNWLKEVGDKIEADEAVLEIATDKVDSEVPSEVSGILVEQLFGKDDLVQVGQTIAIIETEGDAPAAKAQEAAAPAEVAALEATIETVKETVSAPQDFSGSDKFFSPLVKNIAKEEGISVAELESIAGSGKDGRVTKEDILKHIENRKSGVKTPKAVVEASKAVQPVVAPVQKSQQAVPVSVNGGDEIIEMDRMRKLISGYMTASVQTSAHVQSFIEVDVTNIVKWREKVKTAFEKREGEKLTFTPIMMEAVAKALKDFPGMNISVDGDYIIKKKNINLGMAAALPNGNLIVPVIKNADQLNLVGMAKAVNDLGNRAKAGKLKPDDTQGGTYTVTNVGTFGSVFGTPIINQPQVGILALGAIRKVPAVIETPEGDFIGIRQKMFLSHSYDHRVVDGALGGSFVKRVAEYLEAFDIDRDF